A stretch of Pseudolysobacter antarcticus DNA encodes these proteins:
- a CDS encoding MATE family efflux transporter, translating to MPSRPLLTEGPIAKTLFFFSLPILFGNVLQSLNGSINAIWVGHYLGEAALTATANANTILFFLIGSIFGVGMAATILVGQSMGARDVDQAKRVVGTSVTFFVGLSLLVALLGFALSNQLMSWMHMPADALPLAVAYLRIIFLGVPFMFTYTFLMMVLRGAGDSKTPFIFLVVSVILDIALNPLLIFGWGPIPAMGIAGSATATLIAQVVSLFGLIAHLYRSKHFLCIHRGEGHYLRIDRVILGALIGKGIPMGLQMIVISLSMIFMISLVNRFGSQTAAAYGACFQLWNYIQMPAFAVGAAVSSMAAQNVGAKLWDRVSRTAVIGVAYNFLMTGGLVILIYLFNRGALGLFLPDDGDAIRIAQHLNAIVVWSFVFFGVTFVISGVVRSTGAVIPPLIILFISMWLLRIPFAYLLVDSWGADAIWWSFPLGALASMILSLAYYRLGNWKNAHMLKAGAAADTARDIAAIAPVAIVAE from the coding sequence ATTCCGTCTCGCCCGTTGTTGACCGAAGGCCCGATCGCAAAAACCCTGTTTTTCTTCTCGTTGCCGATTCTGTTCGGCAATGTATTGCAGTCGCTGAATGGCTCGATCAACGCGATCTGGGTCGGCCATTATCTCGGCGAAGCCGCACTCACCGCGACCGCCAACGCCAACACCATCCTGTTTTTTCTGATCGGCAGCATCTTCGGCGTCGGCATGGCCGCGACTATTCTGGTCGGGCAAAGCATGGGTGCGCGCGATGTCGATCAGGCCAAACGCGTGGTCGGCACCAGCGTGACGTTTTTCGTCGGCCTGTCGTTGCTGGTAGCGCTGCTCGGCTTCGCGCTCTCCAACCAGCTCATGAGCTGGATGCATATGCCGGCTGATGCGTTGCCGCTTGCGGTGGCGTATCTGCGCATCATTTTTCTCGGCGTGCCGTTCATGTTCACCTACACCTTTTTGATGATGGTGTTGCGCGGCGCGGGCGATTCGAAAACACCGTTTATTTTCCTCGTGGTGTCGGTGATTCTGGATATCGCGCTGAACCCGCTGCTGATTTTTGGGTGGGGCCCGATTCCGGCGATGGGCATTGCCGGCTCGGCCACCGCGACCTTGATCGCGCAGGTCGTGAGCCTGTTCGGGCTGATCGCGCACCTGTATCGCAGCAAGCATTTTTTGTGCATCCATCGTGGCGAAGGCCATTACCTGCGCATCGATCGCGTGATCCTCGGCGCGCTGATCGGCAAAGGCATACCGATGGGTTTGCAGATGATCGTGATCTCGCTGAGCATGATTTTCATGATCAGCCTCGTGAACCGTTTCGGTTCGCAAACGGCCGCCGCCTATGGCGCATGTTTCCAGCTATGGAACTACATCCAAATGCCGGCATTTGCGGTCGGCGCGGCGGTTTCATCGATGGCCGCGCAGAACGTCGGTGCAAAACTGTGGGATCGCGTATCGCGCACCGCGGTGATCGGCGTGGCTTACAACTTCCTCATGACCGGCGGCTTGGTGATCCTGATTTATCTGTTCAACCGCGGTGCGCTCGGCCTGTTTCTGCCGGACGACGGCGACGCCATCCGCATTGCGCAGCACCTCAATGCGATCGTGGTCTGGTCGTTTGTATTCTTCGGCGTGACCTTCGTGATTTCCGGCGTGGTGCGCTCGACCGGCGCGGTAATTCCGCCGCTGATCATCCTGTTCATCTCGATGTGGCTGCTGCGTATTCCGTTCGCGTACCTGCTCGTAGACAGCTGGGGCGCAGATGCGATCTGGTGGAGTTTTCCGCTCGGCGCGCTCGCTTCGATGATTCTGTCGCTGGCGTATTATCGTCTCGGCAACTGGAAAAATGCGCACATGCTGAAAGCTGGCGCGGCAGCGGACACCGCGCGCGATATCGCAGCCATCGCGCCCGTCGCGATCGTCGCGGAATAG
- a CDS encoding HupE/UreJ family protein produces the protein MRFLLHRFGLLLIVASALLFGANAQAHKPSDSYLSLHAESGQNDLQGQWDIALRDLDLVLTLDTNADNSITWGELSPREKEIETYVFAYLQISADEVACPITPTELLVDTHSDGTYAVLKFSAHCVAPPKSLSVHYGLLFDLDPSHRGLLNLSAGAITQSAVFAPDQAEIKFDLAASSLWRQLLQYIVEGIWHIWLGFDHILFLISLLLPAVLIRERGRWIAAPRLGAAVGHVIGVVTAFTVAHSLTLSLAVLGVISLPSRLVESLIAFSVVLAALNNVWPLVTRRAWLIAFFFGLIHGFGFASALNDLGLPKQALALSLFGFNVGVEIGQLAIVSVVVPLAFLLRRTGFYRRGVLVAGSLLIALVALGWLIERVFNISLYAQI, from the coding sequence ATGCGCTTTCTCCTGCATCGATTCGGTCTGTTGCTGATCGTCGCCAGCGCCTTGCTGTTCGGCGCGAACGCGCAAGCGCACAAACCCAGCGACAGTTATCTGAGCCTGCATGCCGAGAGTGGCCAGAACGATTTGCAAGGCCAGTGGGATATCGCCTTGCGCGATCTCGATCTCGTGCTGACGCTCGACACCAACGCCGATAACAGCATCACTTGGGGCGAGCTCAGCCCGCGCGAAAAAGAAATCGAGACCTACGTTTTTGCGTATCTGCAAATCAGCGCGGATGAAGTTGCTTGCCCGATCACACCCACCGAATTGCTGGTCGATACACACAGCGATGGCACCTATGCGGTACTGAAATTTTCTGCGCATTGTGTCGCGCCGCCGAAATCGCTGAGCGTGCATTACGGCTTGTTGTTCGATCTCGATCCGAGCCATCGCGGACTGCTTAATCTGAGTGCTGGCGCGATCACCCAGAGTGCAGTTTTTGCGCCGGATCAGGCCGAGATCAAATTCGATCTGGCCGCGAGTTCGTTGTGGCGCCAGTTGCTGCAATACATCGTCGAAGGCATCTGGCATATCTGGCTCGGATTCGATCACATCCTGTTCTTGATCTCGTTGCTATTGCCGGCGGTGCTGATTCGCGAGCGTGGGCGCTGGATAGCCGCGCCACGGCTCGGTGCCGCGGTGGGGCATGTGATCGGCGTCGTCACCGCGTTCACCGTGGCGCATTCGTTGACCTTGAGCCTGGCCGTGCTCGGCGTGATTTCTTTGCCGTCGCGACTGGTCGAATCGCTGATCGCATTTTCGGTAGTGCTCGCCGCGCTGAATAATGTGTGGCCGCTGGTGACACGACGCGCATGGCTGATCGCGTTTTTCTTCGGCCTGATTCATGGCTTCGGATTTGCGAGTGCGCTGAACGATCTTGGTCTGCCGAAGCAGGCGCTGGCATTGTCGTTGTTCGGCTTCAACGTCGGCGTGGAAATCGGCCAGCTCGCGATCGTCAGCGTGGTCGTGCCGCTGGCGTTTCTGTTGCGACGTACCGGTTTTTATCGGCGCGGTGTGCTGGTCGCCGGCTCGCTGTTGATCGCGCTGGTGGCGCTCGGCTGGCTGATCGAGCGCGTTTTCAATATCAGCTTGTATGCGCAGATTTAG
- a CDS encoding DUF4331 domain-containing protein, producing the protein MKIRTITHAVAVALLALTAGQAAQASSHREAPFITEHPKVDGADFYMFRSYESGRDGYVTLIADYLPLQDSYGGPNYFSLDQNALYEIEIDNNGDGKEDITFQFQFKNTYAVPALSIGGKSVPVPLLNIGGIGPGVTDGDANKSLIETYSVNVVRGNRRTGTSQAATNLTSGGTSFRKPTDNIGNKSIPNYPAYANNHVFSIGIPGCDAGRVFVGQRKDPFVVNLGEIFDLVNLNPVGSPSAKPNIIADKNVTSLELEVPIACLTTGGDPVIGGWTTASLHQADVINPHPKGVVAGASSTQGAHVAGGAWTQVSRLGMPLVNEVVIGLPDKDRFNASEPKDDAQFANYVTNPSLPALLEVLFGVKAPQVFPRTDLVAVFLTGVTGLNQPKTVTPAEMLRLNTSIAALAPAAQNTLGVLGGDTSGFPNGRRLGDDVVDISLRAAMGVLLTAAQAPSGQLPYTDQSSLTATDFDAAFPYVKAPLPGSPNTGSSGTTNAVAGR; encoded by the coding sequence ATGAAAATTCGTACCATCACGCACGCCGTTGCCGTCGCGCTGCTTGCGCTGACAGCGGGCCAGGCCGCGCAAGCCTCCAGTCATCGCGAGGCGCCGTTCATCACCGAGCATCCAAAAGTCGATGGCGCGGATTTCTACATGTTCCGCAGTTACGAATCAGGCCGGGACGGTTACGTCACCTTGATCGCGGATTACCTGCCGTTGCAGGATTCGTACGGCGGCCCGAATTATTTCTCGCTCGACCAGAACGCGTTGTACGAAATTGAAATCGACAACAACGGCGACGGCAAGGAAGACATCACCTTCCAGTTCCAGTTCAAGAATACCTATGCGGTTCCGGCGTTGAGCATCGGTGGCAAATCCGTACCCGTGCCGCTGCTGAATATCGGCGGCATCGGCCCCGGTGTGACCGACGGCGATGCCAACAAGAGCCTGATCGAAACGTACAGCGTGAACGTGGTGCGTGGCAATCGCCGCACCGGTACGTCGCAGGCCGCAACCAATCTCACCAGCGGCGGCACAAGCTTCCGCAAACCGACCGACAATATCGGCAACAAGTCGATTCCGAACTATCCGGCGTACGCGAATAATCACGTCTTCAGCATCGGTATTCCGGGCTGCGATGCGGGCCGCGTTTTTGTCGGCCAGCGCAAGGATCCGTTCGTCGTCAATCTCGGTGAAATCTTCGATCTGGTCAATCTGAATCCGGTCGGATCACCCAGCGCCAAGCCGAATATCATCGCCGATAAAAACGTCACCTCGCTCGAACTCGAAGTGCCGATTGCGTGCCTCACGACCGGCGGTGATCCGGTAATCGGCGGCTGGACTACGGCCAGCCTGCATCAGGCCGACGTGATCAATCCGCATCCGAAAGGCGTCGTCGCCGGTGCCAGCAGTACGCAGGGTGCGCATGTCGCCGGTGGCGCGTGGACGCAGGTTTCGCGTCTCGGCATGCCGCTCGTGAATGAAGTCGTGATCGGCTTGCCTGACAAGGATCGCTTCAACGCCAGCGAGCCGAAAGACGATGCGCAGTTCGCCAACTACGTGACCAATCCATCGCTGCCGGCATTGCTCGAAGTGCTGTTCGGCGTGAAGGCGCCGCAGGTATTTCCGCGCACCGATCTGGTGGCGGTATTCCTCACCGGCGTCACCGGCTTGAATCAGCCGAAGACCGTCACGCCCGCCGAAATGCTGCGCTTGAATACCAGCATCGCGGCGCTCGCACCGGCCGCGCAAAATACCCTCGGTGTACTTGGTGGTGATACCTCGGGTTTCCCGAACGGTCGTCGCCTCGGCGATGACGTCGTGGATATTTCACTGCGTGCCGCGATGGGCGTATTGCTGACTGCCGCGCAGGCGCCATCGGGGCAGTTGCCATACACCGATCAGAGCTCGTTGACTGCGACCGATTTCGACGCGGCATTCCCGTATGTCAAAGCACCGTTACCGGGTTCCCCAAACACCGGCAGCTCGGGCACGACCAACGCCGTGGCGGGGAGATAG
- a CDS encoding RES family NAD+ phosphorylase, with translation MPSTIWTPRAVASKAASRQLRLWRAVEAQHVASTRRLTDNVDEQSLLEDLLERAKPPLPAQALKLHYLLATPFRYPTPFGSRFRAASDPAVWYGAEERRTACAELGYWRWRLMSDSAGLNGLGPSPQTLFQAKVAAITVDLDDKPFVRDRLVWMQKNDYGATQEFARTARAAEIGVIRYRSVRDPQIGHCGAVLTPLAFSSAKPLKQETWFLTVSRTHVTWQREDEVFEFSAADF, from the coding sequence GTGCCGTCCACTATCTGGACGCCGCGCGCGGTCGCCTCTAAGGCTGCGTCGCGACAGCTCCGGCTGTGGCGCGCAGTCGAGGCGCAGCATGTCGCCTCGACGCGGCGGCTGACCGACAACGTCGACGAACAATCGCTGCTCGAGGATTTGCTCGAACGCGCCAAACCGCCGCTGCCAGCGCAGGCGTTGAAGCTGCATTATCTGCTGGCCACACCATTTCGCTATCCGACGCCGTTCGGTTCGCGCTTTCGTGCGGCTTCCGATCCGGCGGTCTGGTACGGCGCCGAGGAGCGTCGCACCGCGTGTGCCGAACTCGGCTATTGGCGCTGGCGCCTGATGAGCGATAGCGCGGGATTGAATGGTCTCGGGCCATCACCGCAGACTTTGTTTCAAGCAAAAGTGGCAGCGATCACGGTCGATCTCGACGACAAACCTTTCGTGCGCGATCGCCTCGTTTGGATGCAGAAAAACGATTACGGCGCGACCCAGGAATTCGCCCGCACCGCACGCGCCGCCGAGATCGGCGTGATCCGCTATCGCTCGGTGCGTGATCCGCAGATTGGACATTGCGGCGCGGTGCTCACGCCGCTCGCATTCTCCAGCGCAAAACCGCTGAAGCAGGAAACGTGGTTTCTCACCGTGTCACGCACGCACGTGACGTGGCAGCGCGAAGACGAAGTGTTCGAGTTTTCCGCGGCCGATTTTTGA
- a CDS encoding MbcA/ParS/Xre antitoxin family protein has product MNAARKLAPQPRSVMTKAVVRAAGLLEVSQIRIAEILGVSSATASRMASGSYQLAEDSKQWELAALFVRLFRSLDAIVGSSDSVAKQWLWSENKALGGIPGELIRTTEGLVRAVHYLDAARGRL; this is encoded by the coding sequence TTGAATGCCGCAAGAAAACTGGCGCCGCAACCACGCAGTGTGATGACCAAGGCGGTCGTGCGCGCGGCCGGCCTGCTCGAAGTCAGCCAGATCCGCATCGCCGAAATTCTCGGCGTGAGTTCGGCCACCGCCTCGCGCATGGCCAGCGGCAGTTATCAGCTTGCCGAAGACAGCAAACAATGGGAACTCGCCGCGTTGTTTGTGCGCCTGTTCCGTTCGCTAGATGCGATCGTTGGCTCCAGCGATAGCGTCGCCAAGCAATGGTTGTGGAGCGAGAACAAGGCGCTCGGCGGTATTCCCGGCGAACTCATCCGCACTACCGAGGGGCTGGTCCGTGCCGTCCACTATCTGGACGCCGCGCGCGGTCGCCTCTAA
- a CDS encoding TfoX/Sxy family protein: MATAEKIRNVGPKSAAWLRQIGVKTQEDLLRIGPVESFMKVKRAGFRVSLNLLYSLAGAIDGCHWTDLSEERRAELLAAVAASETAQPIRTRWQKASDASDRSARAESSDDSDSDSHQHDSSESESEESSAREDRASSRFE, translated from the coding sequence ATGGCGACCGCAGAAAAAATCCGCAATGTCGGGCCGAAATCGGCGGCGTGGCTGCGCCAGATCGGCGTCAAGACACAGGAAGACTTGCTACGCATCGGCCCGGTCGAATCCTTCATGAAGGTCAAGCGCGCGGGTTTTCGCGTGAGCCTGAACCTGCTGTATTCACTGGCCGGCGCGATCGATGGTTGTCACTGGACTGATCTCTCCGAGGAACGCCGCGCAGAATTGCTGGCTGCAGTGGCCGCATCGGAAACCGCGCAGCCGATCCGCACGCGCTGGCAGAAAGCCTCGGATGCGAGCGATCGCAGCGCACGCGCCGAATCATCTGATGACAGCGATTCGGATTCGCATCAACACGATTCGAGCGAATCGGAATCGGAAGAGTCTTCGGCGCGCGAAGACCGCGCCAGCAGCCGTTTCGAATAA
- a CDS encoding GAF domain-containing protein produces MFVAAPLQATTKTALYEELAEQARGLMFGERDRIANAANFAALVYHALPDVNWAGFYFYDGSELVVGPFQGKPACIRIALGRGVCGTAALTRKTQLVVDVDEFPGHIACDAASRSEIVVPLYLDDRLIGVWDVDSPIPARFDDEDRVGMETLAAVFLAALH; encoded by the coding sequence ATGTTTGTTGCTGCACCGCTGCAAGCCACGACCAAAACCGCGTTGTACGAGGAGTTGGCCGAGCAGGCGCGCGGCCTGATGTTTGGCGAGCGCGATCGTATTGCGAACGCTGCGAATTTTGCCGCACTCGTGTATCACGCGCTGCCCGATGTGAACTGGGCCGGATTTTATTTCTACGACGGCAGCGAACTCGTGGTCGGTCCGTTTCAGGGCAAACCCGCGTGTATCCGCATCGCGCTCGGTCGTGGCGTTTGCGGCACCGCGGCGCTGACGCGCAAAACGCAATTGGTGGTGGATGTCGATGAATTTCCGGGGCACATTGCCTGCGATGCAGCATCGCGTTCGGAAATCGTCGTGCCGTTGTATCTGGACGATCGACTGATCGGCGTGTGGGATGTGGATAGCCCGATCCCGGCGCGCTTCGACGACGAAGATCGTGTCGGCATGGAAACGTTGGCGGCGGTTTTTCTTGCCGCATTGCATTGA
- a CDS encoding TMEM175 family protein, with protein MRKPKSSADVLQVRRHQPTRLEGFVDAAFAFSLTLVVISIGHIPESVPEMLQALRGIPAFAVCFLLIARMWNSHRNWGRYYAIEDTTGLVLSLLLVFLVMLYVYPLRLLFSLLFAGASAGWMGDHDFALHTLDELRAAYIVYGVGFAAIALVFVLLYGHALRLRDSLALAADEVLATRMHMTMWLGTGSVAMLSALLAAFLPAEDGATTLVIALPGNVYLLIFVALTTVKRYYMRRIVALQRADPA; from the coding sequence ATGCGCAAACCAAAATCGAGCGCCGACGTCTTGCAGGTTCGTCGCCATCAACCCACACGACTCGAAGGTTTTGTCGATGCGGCATTTGCGTTCTCGCTGACACTTGTGGTGATTTCGATCGGACATATTCCCGAATCGGTACCGGAAATGTTGCAGGCGTTGCGCGGCATTCCGGCGTTCGCCGTATGTTTTCTGTTGATCGCGCGGATGTGGAATTCGCATCGCAATTGGGGCCGCTACTACGCCATCGAGGATACGACCGGACTGGTCTTGAGTCTGCTGCTGGTGTTTCTGGTGATGTTGTATGTGTATCCATTGCGTTTGCTGTTTTCGCTGCTGTTCGCGGGCGCAAGCGCCGGCTGGATGGGCGACCACGACTTCGCGCTGCACACTCTTGATGAACTGCGTGCCGCGTACATTGTTTACGGCGTGGGCTTCGCCGCAATCGCGCTGGTTTTTGTATTGCTGTATGGCCACGCATTGCGCTTGCGCGACAGCCTGGCGCTCGCTGCCGATGAAGTGCTGGCGACACGTATGCACATGACGATGTGGCTGGGTACCGGGTCGGTGGCAATGCTGTCGGCACTGCTGGCAGCATTTCTTCCCGCCGAGGATGGCGCGACCACATTAGTGATCGCGTTGCCAGGCAACGTGTATCTTCTGATTTTCGTCGCACTGACAACGGTGAAGCGCTATTACATGCGCCGCATCGTCGCGCTACAGCGTGCGGATCCGGCATGA
- the bioD gene encoding dethiobiotin synthase, giving the protein MSCSVFITGTDTGIGKTTCSAALLVALRGSGLRAVGMKPVASGCRETALGLRNDDAELLLEHGEPGIDYALVNPYAFAAPIAPSIAAADAGTAIELDILRSAFATLARHNDVVVVEGVGGWAAPLSATLMQADLVRELRLPVILVVGLRLGCINHAVLSARAIVADGCELLGWIANTIDPQMLRIEENLAALKKLLPAPCLGRLPTQNPADPIALASELDDAVRTLA; this is encoded by the coding sequence ATGAGTTGCAGCGTTTTCATCACCGGCACCGACACCGGCATCGGCAAGACAACCTGCAGTGCAGCATTGCTGGTCGCATTGCGAGGTAGCGGTTTGCGCGCCGTCGGCATGAAACCGGTGGCGAGCGGTTGCCGAGAAACCGCGCTTGGCTTGCGCAACGACGATGCCGAATTGCTGCTCGAGCATGGCGAGCCTGGCATCGATTACGCGCTGGTGAATCCTTATGCATTCGCCGCACCGATCGCGCCGTCGATTGCCGCGGCGGATGCGGGCACCGCCATTGAGCTCGACATTCTGCGCAGCGCTTTTGCGACGCTAGCCCGGCACAACGATGTTGTCGTGGTCGAAGGCGTTGGCGGCTGGGCGGCGCCGTTGTCGGCAACATTGATGCAAGCCGATCTGGTGCGCGAATTGCGATTGCCGGTGATTCTGGTAGTCGGCTTGCGGCTGGGTTGCATCAATCACGCGGTGCTCAGTGCGCGCGCGATTGTCGCGGACGGCTGCGAATTACTCGGCTGGATCGCCAATACGATCGATCCGCAAATGTTGCGTATCGAGGAAAATCTGGCGGCTTTGAAAAAGCTGCTACCAGCGCCGTGCCTGGGCCGGTTGCCGACCCAAAATCCGGCTGATCCGATCGCGCTTGCCAGCGAACTGGACGATGCCGTGCGCACGCTGGCCTGA